From Heteronotia binoei isolate CCM8104 ecotype False Entrance Well chromosome 3, APGP_CSIRO_Hbin_v1, whole genome shotgun sequence, a single genomic window includes:
- the CCDC181 gene encoding coiled-coil domain-containing protein 181 isoform X2, whose amino-acid sequence MSYKKDTSESADSGDSTETGEYEDDFEKDLEWLINEEEKGISDDTQNHEENEEEAETSINKEDREERRNTSKEPPEPEEAMNDERGNSSKEPPDPKEALKDEELQNQAKSVPDCSMSQLEQVCDTDSESSSQESNQEDLDEDDEEIKRYILEKIEEANKLLLSQEPLDETKEKKLKFKDHLVDLEVPPLNAIEIDKNDPQRERDISGRLSQFHISTEPGQEDLLFPINGALDDEHKDGKILVERDGKFELLSIRDIESQGFFPPLSVSFSDIEAQHISPKTSNTAVFGTFCLAKEETLVRSSAASCSPSREGFLYFPQPPPIRPSSAINVTTNVERGKSPRRVQSANVGIRSSTYCLSPRQKELQKQMEERRERLRKQEEACKKEQEEEKRKENEMVFKAWLEKKKGQMQEERRIQRAKELEDLNSRDSRNPDEAFRLWLKKKQREHVKEKQLENQKQREECMFFLPRTVENEKAYKQWLRKKRREKRAEVLAAKERSKQLRQEARRAKQIENILCSISEPKTLRFTDQYS is encoded by the exons ATGAGTTACAAGAAGGACACTAGTGAATCTGCTGACAGTGGAGATTCCACAGAAACTGGAGAATATGAAGATGACTTTGAAAAGGACCTTGAGTGGCTAATTAATGAAGAGGAAAAAGGTATCTCTGATGACACACAG aATCATGAAGAAAATGAAGAGGAGGCTGAAACAAGTATTAACAAAGAAGacagggaagaaagaagaaatacttcaaaagagcctCCTGAACCTGAGGAAGCTATGAATGATGAGAGGGGAAACTCTTCAAAGGAGCCTCCAGATCCTAAAGAAGCTCTGAAGGATGAAGAGTTACAAAATCAAGCAAAATCTGTACCTGACTGTTCCATGAGTCAACTGGAGCAAGTGTGTGATACTGACAGTGAAAGCTCCAGTCAGGAATCAAACCAGGAGGACTTGGATGAGGATGATGAAGAAATAAAGCGTTACATCTTAGAAAAAATTGAAGAAGCCAACAAACTTCTTTTGTCTCAGGAACCTTTGGATGAAACTAAAGAGAAGAAACTAAAATTCAAGGATCATTTAGTAGATCTTGAAGTCCCTCCTTTGAATGCTATCGAAATTGATAAAAATGATCCTCAGAGAGAAAGGGACATTTCAGGTAGGCTGTCTCAGTTCCACATTTCTACTGAACCAGGACAGGAAGATCTACTTTTTCCTATTAATGGTGCTTTGGATGATGAACACAAGGATGGCAAAATCTTAGTAGAAAGAGATGGGAAGTTTGAACTCCTGAGTATTCGTGACATTGAAAGCCAAGGCTTCTTCCCTCCACTCAGTGTTTCTTTTAGTGACATTGAAGCTCAACATATTTCTCCTAAAACTTCCAACACTGCTGTTTTTGGCACTTTCTGTCTCGCAAAAGAGGAGACCCTGGTACGGTCATCTGCAGCATCTTGCTCTCCTTCCAGAGAAGGGTTTCTTTATTTTCCCCAACCACCTCCCATTCGTCCAAGCTCTGCCATCAACGTTACAACGAATGTGGAAAGAGGGAAAAGTCCACGCAGGGTGCAGTCTGCAAATGTGGGTATAAGAAGTTCCACATATTGTCTGTCACccagacagaaagaattgcaaaagcaaatggaggaaagaagagagagattAAGGAAACAG GAAGAAGCATGTAAAAAAGAAcaagaggaagagaaaaggaaagaaaatgagATGGTCTTCAAAGCTTGGCTGGAGAAGAAAAAAGGACAAATGCAAGAAGAGAGACGAATTCAACGTGCAAAAGAGTTGGAAGATTTGAACAGCAGA GATAGCAGAAATCCAGATGAAGCTTTCAGGTTGTGGCTTAAAAAAAAGCAACGTGAACATGTGAAAGAAAAACAGCTTGAAAACCAGAAACAGCGGGAAGAGTGCATGTTTTTCCTTCCAAGAACAGTAGAAAATGAAAAAGCTTATAAACA ATGGCTAAGAAAGAAGAGGCGGGAAAAGCGAGCTGAGGTACTGGCTGCCAAAGAGCGATCAAAACAGTTACGGCAGGAAGCCCGAAGAGCAAAACAAATAGAGAACATCCTTTGTTCCATTTCTGAGCCCAAAACACTTCGCTTCACTGACCAATACAGCTGA
- the CCDC181 gene encoding coiled-coil domain-containing protein 181 isoform X1, producing MSYKKDTSESADSGDSTETGEYEDDFEKDLEWLINEEEKGISDDTQNHEENEEEAETSINKEDREERRNTSKEPPEPEEAMNDERGNSSKEPPDPKEALKDEELQNQAKSVPDCSMSQLEQVCDTDSESSSQESNQEDLDEDDEEIKRYILEKIEEANKLLLSQEPLDETKEKKLKFKDHLVDLEVPPLNAIEIDKNDPQRERDISGRLSQFHISTEPGQEDLLFPINGALDDEHKDGKILVERDGKFELLSIRDIESQGFFPPLSVSFSDIEAQHISPKTSNTAVFGTFCLAKEETLVRSSAASCSPSREGFLYFPQPPPIRPSSAINVTTNVERGKSPRRVQSANVGIRSSTYCLSPRQKELQKQMEERRERLRKQEEACKKEQEEEKRKENEMVFKAWLEKKKGQMQEERRIQRAKELEDLNSRQDSRNPDEAFRLWLKKKQREHVKEKQLENQKQREECMFFLPRTVENEKAYKQWLRKKRREKRAEVLAAKERSKQLRQEARRAKQIENILCSISEPKTLRFTDQYS from the exons ATGAGTTACAAGAAGGACACTAGTGAATCTGCTGACAGTGGAGATTCCACAGAAACTGGAGAATATGAAGATGACTTTGAAAAGGACCTTGAGTGGCTAATTAATGAAGAGGAAAAAGGTATCTCTGATGACACACAG aATCATGAAGAAAATGAAGAGGAGGCTGAAACAAGTATTAACAAAGAAGacagggaagaaagaagaaatacttcaaaagagcctCCTGAACCTGAGGAAGCTATGAATGATGAGAGGGGAAACTCTTCAAAGGAGCCTCCAGATCCTAAAGAAGCTCTGAAGGATGAAGAGTTACAAAATCAAGCAAAATCTGTACCTGACTGTTCCATGAGTCAACTGGAGCAAGTGTGTGATACTGACAGTGAAAGCTCCAGTCAGGAATCAAACCAGGAGGACTTGGATGAGGATGATGAAGAAATAAAGCGTTACATCTTAGAAAAAATTGAAGAAGCCAACAAACTTCTTTTGTCTCAGGAACCTTTGGATGAAACTAAAGAGAAGAAACTAAAATTCAAGGATCATTTAGTAGATCTTGAAGTCCCTCCTTTGAATGCTATCGAAATTGATAAAAATGATCCTCAGAGAGAAAGGGACATTTCAGGTAGGCTGTCTCAGTTCCACATTTCTACTGAACCAGGACAGGAAGATCTACTTTTTCCTATTAATGGTGCTTTGGATGATGAACACAAGGATGGCAAAATCTTAGTAGAAAGAGATGGGAAGTTTGAACTCCTGAGTATTCGTGACATTGAAAGCCAAGGCTTCTTCCCTCCACTCAGTGTTTCTTTTAGTGACATTGAAGCTCAACATATTTCTCCTAAAACTTCCAACACTGCTGTTTTTGGCACTTTCTGTCTCGCAAAAGAGGAGACCCTGGTACGGTCATCTGCAGCATCTTGCTCTCCTTCCAGAGAAGGGTTTCTTTATTTTCCCCAACCACCTCCCATTCGTCCAAGCTCTGCCATCAACGTTACAACGAATGTGGAAAGAGGGAAAAGTCCACGCAGGGTGCAGTCTGCAAATGTGGGTATAAGAAGTTCCACATATTGTCTGTCACccagacagaaagaattgcaaaagcaaatggaggaaagaagagagagattAAGGAAACAG GAAGAAGCATGTAAAAAAGAAcaagaggaagagaaaaggaaagaaaatgagATGGTCTTCAAAGCTTGGCTGGAGAAGAAAAAAGGACAAATGCAAGAAGAGAGACGAATTCAACGTGCAAAAGAGTTGGAAGATTTGAACAGCAGA CAGGATAGCAGAAATCCAGATGAAGCTTTCAGGTTGTGGCTTAAAAAAAAGCAACGTGAACATGTGAAAGAAAAACAGCTTGAAAACCAGAAACAGCGGGAAGAGTGCATGTTTTTCCTTCCAAGAACAGTAGAAAATGAAAAAGCTTATAAACA ATGGCTAAGAAAGAAGAGGCGGGAAAAGCGAGCTGAGGTACTGGCTGCCAAAGAGCGATCAAAACAGTTACGGCAGGAAGCCCGAAGAGCAAAACAAATAGAGAACATCCTTTGTTCCATTTCTGAGCCCAAAACACTTCGCTTCACTGACCAATACAGCTGA